The following are encoded in a window of Carya illinoinensis cultivar Pawnee chromosome 15, C.illinoinensisPawnee_v1, whole genome shotgun sequence genomic DNA:
- the LOC122295840 gene encoding probable serine/threonine-protein kinase SIS8 isoform X1: protein MKNLLKKLHIMSNQSEDADGSTTSKGNNSNEGSPDRLLHSRSHHNPEHKPLMGLSGWLNSVANRGSPSPPSSSNVSRGEKMEPSDLASPGELEAVLDGARPDSGSSNSRDPDIEEEYQIQLALELSAREDPEAVQIEAVKQISLGSCAIDNTPAEVVAYRYWNYNSLSYDDKILDGFYDLYGVMAESTSERMPSLVDLQGTPVSDRVTWEAVLVNRAADANLLKLEQRALELAVKSRSNSLVFVGSNLVRKLAILVADYMGGPVGDPESMLRAWQSLIYSLKATLGSMVLPLGSLTIGLARHRALLFKVLADSVGLPCRLVKGQQYTGSDDVAMNFVKIDDEREYIVDLMADPGTLIPSDTAGSHIEYGESFYPASPLSRDIDFSYMASSSSGIGSSLEEQSDFGTSDKRSRFSNSVALVKETEDTGDLTSSANIISPTKSEEEHKSSPDDFISPSNLEKVPVQENPGKSSHSYIRARSPSWTEGVSSPAVRRMKVKDVSQYMIDAAKENPQLAQKLHDVLLESGVVAPPNLFTEIYQEQLDVLAVEAKSPTKDKDDNKQGSGNQGFKGQEDLGPAYFLPPLPPHRVHSKAHISSGHLDTGEVTSSPIPSQSEAAHVKYTKNVPVAAAAAAAAAVVASSMVVAAAKSSIESNLELPVAAAATATAAAVVATSAAVSKQYEQVARSDGDADVARYDPCGYGDRHNDQSGAILEGERISDGSAGNDSTKSDSALDEVAECEISWEEITLGERIGLGSYGEVYRGDWHGTEVAVKRFLDQDIYGQALEEFKSEVLLMKRLRHPNVVLFMGAVTRPPNLSIVTEFLPRGSLYRLIHRPNNQLDERRRLRMALDTARGMNYLHNCSPVIVHRDLKSPNLLVDKNWVVKVCDFGLSRMKNSTYLSSRSTAGTAEWMAPEVLRNEPANEKCDVYSFGVILWELSTLQQPWGGMNPMQVVGAVGFQHRRLDIPNDMDPTIADIIQKCWQTDPKLRPTFAEIMAALKPLQKPITGSQVSRPTASVGSSR from the exons ATGAAGAACCTTCTTAAGAAGCTTCATATCATGTCCAATCAATCGGAAGATGCAGATGGATCTACTACATCGAAGGGCAACAATTCTAATGAAGGGTCCCCTGATAGGCTTTTGCACTCTCGGTCCCATCATAATCCTGAGCATAAACCCCTTATGGGGCTCTCGGGTTGGTTGAACTCGGTTGCTAATAGAGGTAGTCCAAGCCCCCCGTCTTCTTCGAATGTGTCAAGGGGAGAAAAAATGGAACCGTCTGATTTGGCTAGCCCTGGTGAGTTAGAAGCTGTTTTGGATGGAGCGAGGCCTGATTCCGGTTCAAGTAACTCGAGGGATCCTGATATAGAGGAAGAGTATCAGATACAACTGGCTTTGGAACTAAGTGCCAGGGAGGATCCTGAGGCAGTTCAGATCGAGGCTGTAAAGCAGATAAGTTTGGGCTCTTGTGCCATTGATAATACTCCGGCTGAAGTTGTCGCCTATCGATACTGG AATTACAATTCACTTAGTTATGATGACAAGATCCTGGATGGATTCTATGACCTGTATGGAGTTATGGCTGAATCAACCTCAGAAAGAATGCCTTCCTTAGTTGATCTGCAAGGAACACCAGTGTCAGACAGAGTCACCTGGGAAGCAGTTTTGGTCAATAGGGCTGCTGATGCTAATTTGTTGAAGCTTGAGCAGAGGGCTCTAGAGCTAGCTGTCAAATCAAGGTCCAATTCTCTCGTTTTTGTAGGTAGTAATTTGGTGAGAAAGCTTGCTATTTTAGTTGCTGACTATATGGGTGGACCAGTTGGGGATCCTGAAAGCATGTTGAGAGCATGGCAAAGTCTTATTTACAGTTTGAAAGCAACCCTCGGTAGCATGGTTTTGCCACTTGGTTCTCTAACAATTGGATTGGCTCGTCACCGTGCATTGTTGTTCAAG GTTTTGGCGGATAGCGTGGGTTTGCCGTGCCGGTTGGTGAAAGGACAGCAATACACGGGTTCTGATGACGTGGCTATGAACTTTGTAAAGATCGATGATGAAAG GGAGTACATTGTTGATTTAATGGCAGATCCTGGCACACTCATTCCATCTGATACAGCTGGGTCACATATAGAATATGGTGAATCTTTCTATCCTGCAAGTCCTTTGTCCAGAGACATTGACTTCTCTTATATGGCCTCTTCAAGCAGTGGGATTGGGAGTTCATTGGAAGAACAGTCAGACTTTGGGACATCGGACAAGAGGTCTAGGTTCAGCAATTCAGTTGCTTTAGTAAAGGAAACTGAGGACACAGGTGATTTAACTTCTTCTGCAAATATAATCAGCCCAACTAAAAGTGAGGAAGAGCACAAGTCATCTCCCGATGATTTTATATCTCCCTCCAATTTAGAGAAAGTGCCAGTGCAGGAGAATCCTGGCAAGTCTAGTCATTCTTACATTCGTGCAAGATCTCCTTCTTGGACTGAAGGTGTTAGCTCCCCTGCAGTACGTAGAATGAAAGTAAAAGATGTTTCACAATACATGATCGATGCTGCCAAAGAGAATCCACAATTGGCTCAGAAACTTCATGATGTGCTACTTGAGAGTGGTGTTGTTGCTCCTCCGAACTTGTTTACTGAAATCTATCAGGAGCAGTTAGATGTGTTGGCAGTTGAGGCAAAGTCTCCGACTAAAGATAAGGATGACAATAAGCAGGGGAGTGGAAACCAAGGATTCAAAGGTCAAGAAGATCTTGGTCCTGCTTACTTTTTGCCTCCTTTGCCTCCCCACAGAGTGCACTCTAAAGCACATATTTCCTCTGGTCATCTGGATACGGGGGAAGTAACTTCGAGCCCTATCCCATCACAATCTGAAGCAGCTCATgtgaaatatacaaaaaatgtacctgttgctgctgctgcagcagcagcagcagctgtTGTTGCATCATCAATGGTAGTTGCTGCAGCAAAGTCAAGCATTGAGTCCAATCTTGAACTTCCTGTAGCAGCTGCTGCCACTGCTACTGCTGCAGCTGTGGTAGCAACATCTGCAGCTGTTAGCAAGCAGTATGAGCAGGTTGCAAGAAGTGATGGAGATGCAGATGTTGCTCGTTATGATCCATGTGGTTATGGTGACCGGCATAATGATCAATCTGGAGCCATTTTAGAAGGCGAGAGAATATCGGATGGATCAGCAGGTAATGATAGCACCAAATCTGATAGTGCATTGGATGAAGTTGCTGAATGCGAGATTTCATGGGAGGAAATCACGTTGGGTGAGCGTATCGGACTTG GATCATATGGAGAGGTATATCGTGGAGACTGGCACGGAACT GAAGTGGCTGTGAAGAGGTTTCTAGACCAAGATATTTATGGTCAAGCACTTGAGGAATTCAAAAGTGAG GTCTTGTTAATGAAAAGACTCAGGCATCCCAATGTTGTGCTCTTCATGGGAGCGGTAACCCGTCCcccaaatctttcaattgtCACTGAATTTCTTCCCAG AGGTAGTTTGTATAGGCTGATTCACCGGCCTAACAATCAATTAGATGAAAGAAGGCGCTTGAGGATGGCCCTTGATACT GCACGGGGAATGAATTATTTGCACAACTGCTCTCCCGTAATAGTACACCGTGACTTGAAATCTCCAAATCTCCTTGTTGATAAAAATTGGGTTGTGAAG GTTTGCGATTTTGGGTTATCACGGATGAAAAATAGCACATATCTTTCTTCAAGGTCAACTGCAGGAACG GCTGAGTGGATGGCCCCAGAAGTGCTAAGAAATGAACCTGCCAATGAAAA GTGTGACGTTTATAGTTTTGGGGTCATATTGTGGGAGCTCTCTACGTTGCAACAACCATGGGGGGGAATGAACCCAATGCAAGTTGTTGGTGCAGTTGGATTTCAACATCGGCGTCTTGACATTCCAAATGATATGGATCCTACCATTGCGGATATTATTCAGAAATGCTGGCAGAC agATCCAAAGTTGAGACCCACGTTTGCTGAGATCATGGCTGCTCTGAAGCCGTTGCAGAAGCCAATAACTGGTTCTCAAGTTTCCAGACCAACTGCATCCGTAGGCAGCAGCCGCTAG
- the LOC122295840 gene encoding probable serine/threonine-protein kinase SIS8 isoform X2: MAESTSERMPSLVDLQGTPVSDRVTWEAVLVNRAADANLLKLEQRALELAVKSRSNSLVFVGSNLVRKLAILVADYMGGPVGDPESMLRAWQSLIYSLKATLGSMVLPLGSLTIGLARHRALLFKVLADSVGLPCRLVKGQQYTGSDDVAMNFVKIDDEREYIVDLMADPGTLIPSDTAGSHIEYGESFYPASPLSRDIDFSYMASSSSGIGSSLEEQSDFGTSDKRSRFSNSVALVKETEDTGDLTSSANIISPTKSEEEHKSSPDDFISPSNLEKVPVQENPGKSSHSYIRARSPSWTEGVSSPAVRRMKVKDVSQYMIDAAKENPQLAQKLHDVLLESGVVAPPNLFTEIYQEQLDVLAVEAKSPTKDKDDNKQGSGNQGFKGQEDLGPAYFLPPLPPHRVHSKAHISSGHLDTGEVTSSPIPSQSEAAHVKYTKNVPVAAAAAAAAAVVASSMVVAAAKSSIESNLELPVAAAATATAAAVVATSAAVSKQYEQVARSDGDADVARYDPCGYGDRHNDQSGAILEGERISDGSAGNDSTKSDSALDEVAECEISWEEITLGERIGLGSYGEVYRGDWHGTEVAVKRFLDQDIYGQALEEFKSEVLLMKRLRHPNVVLFMGAVTRPPNLSIVTEFLPRGSLYRLIHRPNNQLDERRRLRMALDTARGMNYLHNCSPVIVHRDLKSPNLLVDKNWVVKVCDFGLSRMKNSTYLSSRSTAGTAEWMAPEVLRNEPANEKCDVYSFGVILWELSTLQQPWGGMNPMQVVGAVGFQHRRLDIPNDMDPTIADIIQKCWQTDPKLRPTFAEIMAALKPLQKPITGSQVSRPTASVGSSR; the protein is encoded by the exons ATGGCTGAATCAACCTCAGAAAGAATGCCTTCCTTAGTTGATCTGCAAGGAACACCAGTGTCAGACAGAGTCACCTGGGAAGCAGTTTTGGTCAATAGGGCTGCTGATGCTAATTTGTTGAAGCTTGAGCAGAGGGCTCTAGAGCTAGCTGTCAAATCAAGGTCCAATTCTCTCGTTTTTGTAGGTAGTAATTTGGTGAGAAAGCTTGCTATTTTAGTTGCTGACTATATGGGTGGACCAGTTGGGGATCCTGAAAGCATGTTGAGAGCATGGCAAAGTCTTATTTACAGTTTGAAAGCAACCCTCGGTAGCATGGTTTTGCCACTTGGTTCTCTAACAATTGGATTGGCTCGTCACCGTGCATTGTTGTTCAAG GTTTTGGCGGATAGCGTGGGTTTGCCGTGCCGGTTGGTGAAAGGACAGCAATACACGGGTTCTGATGACGTGGCTATGAACTTTGTAAAGATCGATGATGAAAG GGAGTACATTGTTGATTTAATGGCAGATCCTGGCACACTCATTCCATCTGATACAGCTGGGTCACATATAGAATATGGTGAATCTTTCTATCCTGCAAGTCCTTTGTCCAGAGACATTGACTTCTCTTATATGGCCTCTTCAAGCAGTGGGATTGGGAGTTCATTGGAAGAACAGTCAGACTTTGGGACATCGGACAAGAGGTCTAGGTTCAGCAATTCAGTTGCTTTAGTAAAGGAAACTGAGGACACAGGTGATTTAACTTCTTCTGCAAATATAATCAGCCCAACTAAAAGTGAGGAAGAGCACAAGTCATCTCCCGATGATTTTATATCTCCCTCCAATTTAGAGAAAGTGCCAGTGCAGGAGAATCCTGGCAAGTCTAGTCATTCTTACATTCGTGCAAGATCTCCTTCTTGGACTGAAGGTGTTAGCTCCCCTGCAGTACGTAGAATGAAAGTAAAAGATGTTTCACAATACATGATCGATGCTGCCAAAGAGAATCCACAATTGGCTCAGAAACTTCATGATGTGCTACTTGAGAGTGGTGTTGTTGCTCCTCCGAACTTGTTTACTGAAATCTATCAGGAGCAGTTAGATGTGTTGGCAGTTGAGGCAAAGTCTCCGACTAAAGATAAGGATGACAATAAGCAGGGGAGTGGAAACCAAGGATTCAAAGGTCAAGAAGATCTTGGTCCTGCTTACTTTTTGCCTCCTTTGCCTCCCCACAGAGTGCACTCTAAAGCACATATTTCCTCTGGTCATCTGGATACGGGGGAAGTAACTTCGAGCCCTATCCCATCACAATCTGAAGCAGCTCATgtgaaatatacaaaaaatgtacctgttgctgctgctgcagcagcagcagcagctgtTGTTGCATCATCAATGGTAGTTGCTGCAGCAAAGTCAAGCATTGAGTCCAATCTTGAACTTCCTGTAGCAGCTGCTGCCACTGCTACTGCTGCAGCTGTGGTAGCAACATCTGCAGCTGTTAGCAAGCAGTATGAGCAGGTTGCAAGAAGTGATGGAGATGCAGATGTTGCTCGTTATGATCCATGTGGTTATGGTGACCGGCATAATGATCAATCTGGAGCCATTTTAGAAGGCGAGAGAATATCGGATGGATCAGCAGGTAATGATAGCACCAAATCTGATAGTGCATTGGATGAAGTTGCTGAATGCGAGATTTCATGGGAGGAAATCACGTTGGGTGAGCGTATCGGACTTG GATCATATGGAGAGGTATATCGTGGAGACTGGCACGGAACT GAAGTGGCTGTGAAGAGGTTTCTAGACCAAGATATTTATGGTCAAGCACTTGAGGAATTCAAAAGTGAG GTCTTGTTAATGAAAAGACTCAGGCATCCCAATGTTGTGCTCTTCATGGGAGCGGTAACCCGTCCcccaaatctttcaattgtCACTGAATTTCTTCCCAG AGGTAGTTTGTATAGGCTGATTCACCGGCCTAACAATCAATTAGATGAAAGAAGGCGCTTGAGGATGGCCCTTGATACT GCACGGGGAATGAATTATTTGCACAACTGCTCTCCCGTAATAGTACACCGTGACTTGAAATCTCCAAATCTCCTTGTTGATAAAAATTGGGTTGTGAAG GTTTGCGATTTTGGGTTATCACGGATGAAAAATAGCACATATCTTTCTTCAAGGTCAACTGCAGGAACG GCTGAGTGGATGGCCCCAGAAGTGCTAAGAAATGAACCTGCCAATGAAAA GTGTGACGTTTATAGTTTTGGGGTCATATTGTGGGAGCTCTCTACGTTGCAACAACCATGGGGGGGAATGAACCCAATGCAAGTTGTTGGTGCAGTTGGATTTCAACATCGGCGTCTTGACATTCCAAATGATATGGATCCTACCATTGCGGATATTATTCAGAAATGCTGGCAGAC agATCCAAAGTTGAGACCCACGTTTGCTGAGATCATGGCTGCTCTGAAGCCGTTGCAGAAGCCAATAACTGGTTCTCAAGTTTCCAGACCAACTGCATCCGTAGGCAGCAGCCGCTAG
- the LOC122295840 gene encoding probable serine/threonine-protein kinase SIS8 isoform X3, with protein sequence MLRAWQSLIYSLKATLGSMVLPLGSLTIGLARHRALLFKVLADSVGLPCRLVKGQQYTGSDDVAMNFVKIDDEREYIVDLMADPGTLIPSDTAGSHIEYGESFYPASPLSRDIDFSYMASSSSGIGSSLEEQSDFGTSDKRSRFSNSVALVKETEDTGDLTSSANIISPTKSEEEHKSSPDDFISPSNLEKVPVQENPGKSSHSYIRARSPSWTEGVSSPAVRRMKVKDVSQYMIDAAKENPQLAQKLHDVLLESGVVAPPNLFTEIYQEQLDVLAVEAKSPTKDKDDNKQGSGNQGFKGQEDLGPAYFLPPLPPHRVHSKAHISSGHLDTGEVTSSPIPSQSEAAHVKYTKNVPVAAAAAAAAAVVASSMVVAAAKSSIESNLELPVAAAATATAAAVVATSAAVSKQYEQVARSDGDADVARYDPCGYGDRHNDQSGAILEGERISDGSAGNDSTKSDSALDEVAECEISWEEITLGERIGLGSYGEVYRGDWHGTEVAVKRFLDQDIYGQALEEFKSEVLLMKRLRHPNVVLFMGAVTRPPNLSIVTEFLPRGSLYRLIHRPNNQLDERRRLRMALDTARGMNYLHNCSPVIVHRDLKSPNLLVDKNWVVKVCDFGLSRMKNSTYLSSRSTAGTAEWMAPEVLRNEPANEKCDVYSFGVILWELSTLQQPWGGMNPMQVVGAVGFQHRRLDIPNDMDPTIADIIQKCWQTDPKLRPTFAEIMAALKPLQKPITGSQVSRPTASVGSSR encoded by the exons ATGTTGAGAGCATGGCAAAGTCTTATTTACAGTTTGAAAGCAACCCTCGGTAGCATGGTTTTGCCACTTGGTTCTCTAACAATTGGATTGGCTCGTCACCGTGCATTGTTGTTCAAG GTTTTGGCGGATAGCGTGGGTTTGCCGTGCCGGTTGGTGAAAGGACAGCAATACACGGGTTCTGATGACGTGGCTATGAACTTTGTAAAGATCGATGATGAAAG GGAGTACATTGTTGATTTAATGGCAGATCCTGGCACACTCATTCCATCTGATACAGCTGGGTCACATATAGAATATGGTGAATCTTTCTATCCTGCAAGTCCTTTGTCCAGAGACATTGACTTCTCTTATATGGCCTCTTCAAGCAGTGGGATTGGGAGTTCATTGGAAGAACAGTCAGACTTTGGGACATCGGACAAGAGGTCTAGGTTCAGCAATTCAGTTGCTTTAGTAAAGGAAACTGAGGACACAGGTGATTTAACTTCTTCTGCAAATATAATCAGCCCAACTAAAAGTGAGGAAGAGCACAAGTCATCTCCCGATGATTTTATATCTCCCTCCAATTTAGAGAAAGTGCCAGTGCAGGAGAATCCTGGCAAGTCTAGTCATTCTTACATTCGTGCAAGATCTCCTTCTTGGACTGAAGGTGTTAGCTCCCCTGCAGTACGTAGAATGAAAGTAAAAGATGTTTCACAATACATGATCGATGCTGCCAAAGAGAATCCACAATTGGCTCAGAAACTTCATGATGTGCTACTTGAGAGTGGTGTTGTTGCTCCTCCGAACTTGTTTACTGAAATCTATCAGGAGCAGTTAGATGTGTTGGCAGTTGAGGCAAAGTCTCCGACTAAAGATAAGGATGACAATAAGCAGGGGAGTGGAAACCAAGGATTCAAAGGTCAAGAAGATCTTGGTCCTGCTTACTTTTTGCCTCCTTTGCCTCCCCACAGAGTGCACTCTAAAGCACATATTTCCTCTGGTCATCTGGATACGGGGGAAGTAACTTCGAGCCCTATCCCATCACAATCTGAAGCAGCTCATgtgaaatatacaaaaaatgtacctgttgctgctgctgcagcagcagcagcagctgtTGTTGCATCATCAATGGTAGTTGCTGCAGCAAAGTCAAGCATTGAGTCCAATCTTGAACTTCCTGTAGCAGCTGCTGCCACTGCTACTGCTGCAGCTGTGGTAGCAACATCTGCAGCTGTTAGCAAGCAGTATGAGCAGGTTGCAAGAAGTGATGGAGATGCAGATGTTGCTCGTTATGATCCATGTGGTTATGGTGACCGGCATAATGATCAATCTGGAGCCATTTTAGAAGGCGAGAGAATATCGGATGGATCAGCAGGTAATGATAGCACCAAATCTGATAGTGCATTGGATGAAGTTGCTGAATGCGAGATTTCATGGGAGGAAATCACGTTGGGTGAGCGTATCGGACTTG GATCATATGGAGAGGTATATCGTGGAGACTGGCACGGAACT GAAGTGGCTGTGAAGAGGTTTCTAGACCAAGATATTTATGGTCAAGCACTTGAGGAATTCAAAAGTGAG GTCTTGTTAATGAAAAGACTCAGGCATCCCAATGTTGTGCTCTTCATGGGAGCGGTAACCCGTCCcccaaatctttcaattgtCACTGAATTTCTTCCCAG AGGTAGTTTGTATAGGCTGATTCACCGGCCTAACAATCAATTAGATGAAAGAAGGCGCTTGAGGATGGCCCTTGATACT GCACGGGGAATGAATTATTTGCACAACTGCTCTCCCGTAATAGTACACCGTGACTTGAAATCTCCAAATCTCCTTGTTGATAAAAATTGGGTTGTGAAG GTTTGCGATTTTGGGTTATCACGGATGAAAAATAGCACATATCTTTCTTCAAGGTCAACTGCAGGAACG GCTGAGTGGATGGCCCCAGAAGTGCTAAGAAATGAACCTGCCAATGAAAA GTGTGACGTTTATAGTTTTGGGGTCATATTGTGGGAGCTCTCTACGTTGCAACAACCATGGGGGGGAATGAACCCAATGCAAGTTGTTGGTGCAGTTGGATTTCAACATCGGCGTCTTGACATTCCAAATGATATGGATCCTACCATTGCGGATATTATTCAGAAATGCTGGCAGAC agATCCAAAGTTGAGACCCACGTTTGCTGAGATCATGGCTGCTCTGAAGCCGTTGCAGAAGCCAATAACTGGTTCTCAAGTTTCCAGACCAACTGCATCCGTAGGCAGCAGCCGCTAG